CTGGTGGCAAGTTATTTCTTGGTTATCGTCGGTGCTATGTGTTTGTCTCCGGTTGGTTTATCGGCCACAACGAAGCTCGCGCCGGCAGCTTTTTCGGCACAAACCATGAGTTTATGGTTGATTTCCGACGCTACGGCGCAAGGGATTAATGCTCAGATTGTGCCGCTTTTCAAACCGGCTACGGAGGTCAGCTATTTTGGTCTTGTAGGCGGGATCATCATGATTTTAGGTGTTATCTTATTCTTCTTCGCGCCAAGAATCCATCACATGATGCGGGGAATAGACTAATTCACGTAAGAAAGGACTGGTGAAAATGAAGGTTGTCGTATTAGGAGCAGGTATCGTGGGAGCAAGCGCGGCTTATCATTTAGCATTAAAGGGTGCAGAAGTCGTTATCGTTGATAAAAAACATGAAGGACAAGCGACCGCTGCCGGTGCGGGGATAGTTTGTCCATGGCTTTCACGCGTGGATGATCCGGCTTGGTACGATATGTCGAAAGCAAGCGCCTGCTATTATCCAACGCTCGTATCCCAATTAGAAGCCGATGGTGAAACGGATTTAGGTTATGCCGTTGTTGGCGGGCTCGGTATCAGTAAGGATGTCGAGGAATTAAAAGAGATCGAGAAAAGGGTAATGGAAAGGAAAAAGCAGACACCAGAAGTAGGAGATATTACATATTTGGCGCCGGGTGAACCGCAAAAGTTGTTTCCGCCACTAGCGTGAGTTTCCGGGTTACGAGAATTTTTTCCAGAGAAAATCAGCGCACAATTTAATTTGCTCCCCGTGAAGATGCACCCCAACTGCAATTGTTGGATGGATATTTGTGGTTGAATATCCATCCAAAAGTATTACCCTACTTTTGTCGCGGTATATTTCTAGTAGATTTGGCTATTTTGCGCCGCGTTTGCAGGTGAATGGACTTCGTTGTCGAATGTATGTATTACCCTACTGTAGAGGTGGCGATTGACCTGGCTTCCATCATCAAAAAGAAGAAGAAGGGCCAAGTGTATTACTACCTCGTGGAATCAGCCCGTGTCGACGGGAAGCCTCGCATCGTACGCCAGAAGTATCTGGGCCGTGCGGAGCACATCGCTGCAGCCATGGATGCACCATCTGATCTGGACCAACCCAAGTACAGCATTGTCCTTGAGTTTGGATCTGTCATGGCACTGTATGACTTGGCCAAGCGACTGGGTGTCGTGGAACTCATCAATCAGGTAGCTCCCAAGCGCTCGCAGGGTCTGACCATCGGAGAATACATGCTCATTGCTGCGATCAATCGAGCGGTGGATCCCACAAGCAAAAGCAAGATTGCTGCATGGTTCACGAAAACATGCCTGGATCGGGTTATCCCAGCCAAGGCGCATCATTTGTCCAGCCAACGCTTTTGGGATCATATGAATGCCCTGTCTGAACAGGCGATTGGTGAGTTTGAGGATGTGTTTACTCAAAAGGTTGTCCAAACCTACGGGCTGAGCCTGGACTGCTTGATCTATGACACGACAAACTTCTTCACATTTGTGGACACCAACTCGGACAGCAAACTGCCTCAGCGCGGCCATAGCAAAGAGAAACGCGGCGATTTGAAGATCGTCGGCTTATCCATGATGGTCTCTCCGGATTTCAATGTCCCGCTCTTTCATGAAGTGTACGCGGGGAACCAGCCGGATGCCAGGCAGTTCCTGGACGTTGTCGAAAGACTACAAAAGCGGTTCGAAAAAATTTGCGACCGGAAGCTTGAACCAACGCTTGTGTTCGACAAAGGGAACAACTCGCCGGAACACCTCAAACAGCTACAAGCCGGAACGACGAAGTTCCACGTAGTTGGCTCCCTGAAGCTTTCCCAATGCAAACCGTTGCTGGACATTGACCGAGCAGAATTCGTGCCGGTTACGGGCACCAAGTACGAGGGGGTCACGGCCTACCGCACTACGTATCCAGCGTATGGTCAGGACATGACGGTGCTTGTAGTCCACAATCCCAGGCTGGAAGAAGGCCAACTGCAGGGAATTCAAAAGAACATCGAGAAGTGCACGACTCGCCTGCGCGAACTGCAGACAACTCTCAAGGCCCGTCAGGAGGGAGTGATTCGGAAAGGGCGCAAGCCCACCCTCAGCTCCGTCCAACATCAGGTCGACCAGATTCTGCATGCAGAGTTCATGAAAGATCTGTTTGTCGTTGAGCTATCTACCGTGTCGGATGCGGTTCAGTTGGAATTCTCGCTGGACCTGTCGCGGCTTGAAGAGCTGCGCAAACGTCAGTTGGGGAAAACAATTCTCTACACGGACAACCACGACTGGACTAACGAACGGATTGTCACGGCTTACCGGTCGCAGTATCACATTGAGCAAGCCTTCAAACAAATGAAGAACGCAGATCACCTGGACTTTCGACCGATCTATCACTGGACTGATCAAAAAATTCGGGTCCACGCCTTCTACTGCGTTCTGGCCCTTCGCTTGTGCAGCCTGCTGAATCGGGAACTGCATGGTCACGGGATCGACATCAGCATCAATCGGATGCTGGACATCCTGGGCGAAGTCAAACAGGTCATCACCGTATACCCAAAGAAAGGTGCAAGCAAAAAGGATCGGCAATCGTTCTCGCTGAGTAAACTGGATCCGGATACAAGACGCATTGTGGAAGCTTTGAATTTGGATCAGTATCGAATCGGTGGGTAATACAACGACTCCCCCGTAATCCCTTGCTGGGCTTACGTTCCTGAGCATTCGCTAACATAACCCGGAAACTCACGCTAGCCCCGGATTTTGGCGCCATACACGTAACGGGGGCGGCTCGTATCGATGGGCGACTGATGCGTGAGGCATTATTGAACGCAGCGAGGAAACACGGTGCTGTATATTTACAAGAAGAGGCCGAATTATACACCGTTGAAGGAAAAGTGACAGGCGTTAAAACCAAGTCCGAGACGATCACGGCAGACCGGGTCATCGCGGCAACAGGAGCATGGACACCATATCTATTGGAACCGCTTGGGGTGCAATTGCCGATTGAACCCCAGAGGGGGCAAATTATCCATATTCGTTTGCCCGATCAAGATACGTCAAAGTGGCCGGTGGTGCTTCCGCAAACAAGTTACTATCTTCTTTCCTTCAGCGATCATCGCGTTGTTGTAGGAGCAACGAGAGAAACGGGCTCGGGTTTTGATTATCGCCTGACAGCCAGAGGCGTAAGTGAGGTGCTGAATGCAGGGTTGGATGTGGCACCGGGACTCAGCGACGGGACACTTCATGAGATCAGAATCGGGTTCAGACCCATGGCGCCAAACCATATTCCAATACTCGGCTTCATTCCTCAATATGAAGGATTGGTGATTGCGACGGGATTAGGTGCATCAGGATTGACCATGGGTCCATATTTCGGCAAGCTGGCAGCCGAACTTTCTTTAGATCACCCCATTGAAGATATTGATCTACAGCCATATGCTCCGAGTAACTGCCCAGTTAATGTAAGTAAGTAAAAATAGATAGAGTAAAGCAGCCTCAGATGCTTTACTCTACCTCTTAACCCCGAAATCGGGTTGGACGGACTCCCTGCTGAATAGCATACTGGAACAGCAGGGGGATGAGATATTCAAAGATACATATACAGGAAGGGAGAGTGCTGAACGGCAAGAGGACCAAGGTGTTTTCCGTGGTTCGAATTTGCAGAAAAACGCGGCGCTATTTTATTCATGATTTCTGTATATCCATGCAAAGCCTTGTGACATCTTGTTGCGCTATAGGGCAGAAGAGTTGAAGAAGGTGGAGGGACAAGAGAGCACTGTAACTTTCCACACAACAGGTGTTTCTAAGCTCGGGGGGCCATTAATTGTGAACCTTGTAATTCGGAAAGTCTTTGAACAGGTTAGAACTAATAATCTAATCCTTCGGATGCCAATACCAGAAGATTCACCTTTTGTGCTTTCGATCGAAGGCGATCCTGCTACAAACAGGTACCGTCCTTCTGGTCCGATGAAAAACCTAAACGAGGCCGAGGAAAAAGTAGAAGAGTGGCGCAAGGACTGGTTGACTTATGGATATGGTTATTGGGTCGCTGTCTGGCCACCTCAATCGGATGTAATCGGAGTTGGGGGAATCAGGCGATATCACTGGCGAGAGCGCGATGTGTTAAACCTTTACTACAGGTTTTCACCTAAGGCTTGGGGCCACGGTTATGCCACGGAATTGGCTCGGGTTGCAGTACAGATGGCACGTGATCATATACCTGAATTGCCCGTGGTAGCCCGGATCCGTTCATCGAACACACCATCTATACGAGTGGCCGAGAAGATTGGTCTTCAGCACCGTCCAGACCTTGATACTACTGAACACATGGTGTTCATCAAGGGATGGACGAACTAAGAATTTTAAGACCAGTCGGCATAGTGTGCTTTATAGGTCCTAATAGACTTGGCTTTTGACTCGTCCTCTGTCGTTAACGGGGGCTTTAGTTCAACAACGAGCCCGTCCAATTCTGTACTGTTATGCAAAATGCGGTATATCGGAGCGCCGCGTTTTTCTGCACTTTTAAGTTGCGGAAACACCAAGGAGAACGAACAGGGGCAGCCGCTTCGCTCCTCCCCTCTGACCTACGGCCATTCCCCCCTCCCGCTCATCCTAAAAAGATGGTGGGGACAGGGAAAAAGGGTCTATAGCTTAGAAATCAAAAAATCCTGTCCTGACAAGTGGGGCCACCATAAAATGCCGAATTACGCATTCCCGTATCACGAGGAGGAGGACGGGACGGTGAACAACATTCCATTTCGCGACATCCCGACCATCGGTCCGGCAGGCTCCATCAACTCAAACGCCCTGGACATGGCTAACTGGTTGACACTGCACCTGAACGGCGGCGAGTTGGGCGGGGAACGTATCGTCTCGGAGCGCAACCTGGCCGAACTGCACAAGCGTCAGATGGTCTGTCAGCTGTATCCGTGGAAATTCGCCGAAACGCCGTAGATGAACTACGGGATGGGGTGGTTCATCGAACCGTACCGGGGCCACCAGCGGATCCATCACGGAGGCAATATCGACGGCTTTTCAGCTTTGGTTACCCTGCTCCCGGAGGAGAAGTCGGGATTGTCGTCCTTACGAACATGAACAGCTCGGGATTGCCGGTGCTGACCAACAACGTGTGCGACCGATTACTCGGCCTTGACGAAATCGATTGGAGTGAGCGCCTATTGGGAGAGTGCAGCAGGACCTTAGGGTTCCTACGGACAAGAGATGGTACTCATTTCGGGCTGAGGGATCAACTCTCGGGAGCCCTCGCTAAGGTCTACGGGGTGCTTCATGGATTATTCAGGATCATGGCCGAGGATAAAACTGTCGGAATCTGGGGCAAAGTGTTTATAAATTGTTGCGATTGAGGGCAGACAGTGAAGGGGGTCAAGGTCTAAACTGGAAGCAGGCAGGTGTTGCATATGTCGGGTCACATGGGCCAAATCGTGAGTACGGTGATTACCGTTCTTTTTGCACTGACCGTTATCTTTGTACGGACGCGCGGCAGCAACAGGCCGGTTACGGCCAGAAAAATCATCATGCCGCCGCTCGGGATGAGTACCGGGTTTCTGATGT
Above is a genomic segment from Alicyclobacillus cycloheptanicus containing:
- a CDS encoding NAD(P)/FAD-dependent oxidoreductase → MREALLNAARKHGAVYLQEEAELYTVEGKVTGVKTKSETITADRVIAATGAWTPYLLEPLGVQLPIEPQRGQIIHIRLPDQDTSKWPVVLPQTSYYLLSFSDHRVVVGATRETGSGFDYRLTARGVSEVLNAGLDVAPGLSDGTLHEIRIGFRPMAPNHIPILGFIPQYEGLVIATGLGASGLTMGPYFGKLAAELSLDHPIEDIDLQPYAPSNCPVNVSK
- a CDS encoding NAD(P)/FAD-dependent oxidoreductase, whose amino-acid sequence is MKVVVLGAGIVGASAAYHLALKGAEVVIVDKKHEGQATAAGAGIVCPWLSRVDDPAWYDMSKASACYYPTLVSQLEADGETDLGYAVVGGLGISKDVEELKEIEKRVMERKKQTPEVGDITYLAPGEPQKLFPPLA
- a CDS encoding IS1634 family transposase translates to MDFVVECMYYPTVEVAIDLASIIKKKKKGQVYYYLVESARVDGKPRIVRQKYLGRAEHIAAAMDAPSDLDQPKYSIVLEFGSVMALYDLAKRLGVVELINQVAPKRSQGLTIGEYMLIAAINRAVDPTSKSKIAAWFTKTCLDRVIPAKAHHLSSQRFWDHMNALSEQAIGEFEDVFTQKVVQTYGLSLDCLIYDTTNFFTFVDTNSDSKLPQRGHSKEKRGDLKIVGLSMMVSPDFNVPLFHEVYAGNQPDARQFLDVVERLQKRFEKICDRKLEPTLVFDKGNNSPEHLKQLQAGTTKFHVVGSLKLSQCKPLLDIDRAEFVPVTGTKYEGVTAYRTTYPAYGQDMTVLVVHNPRLEEGQLQGIQKNIEKCTTRLRELQTTLKARQEGVIRKGRKPTLSSVQHQVDQILHAEFMKDLFVVELSTVSDAVQLEFSLDLSRLEELRKRQLGKTILYTDNHDWTNERIVTAYRSQYHIEQAFKQMKNADHLDFRPIYHWTDQKIRVHAFYCVLALRLCSLLNRELHGHGIDISINRMLDILGEVKQVITVYPKKGASKKDRQSFSLSKLDPDTRRIVEALNLDQYRIGG
- a CDS encoding GNAT family N-acetyltransferase, with product MEGQESTVTFHTTGVSKLGGPLIVNLVIRKVFEQVRTNNLILRMPIPEDSPFVLSIEGDPATNRYRPSGPMKNLNEAEEKVEEWRKDWLTYGYGYWVAVWPPQSDVIGVGGIRRYHWRERDVLNLYYRFSPKAWGHGYATELARVAVQMARDHIPELPVVARIRSSNTPSIRVAEKIGLQHRPDLDTTEHMVFIKGWTN